A stretch of Carya illinoinensis cultivar Pawnee chromosome 14, C.illinoinensisPawnee_v1, whole genome shotgun sequence DNA encodes these proteins:
- the LOC122293398 gene encoding uncharacterized protein LOC122293398 has protein sequence MQKMKSLGSIGNGGGQPTHDQENDEEEISRLAISTFQAREEEIERKKMEVKEKIELQLGRAEEESRRLSHIWEELEELTDPMRKEVAAVRKKVDMASRDLKTLGQSCQKKEKEYKETLDAFNEKNKEKTQLIATLMELLTQSERLRMTKLEELSKHI, from the exons ATGCAGAAAATGAAAAGCCTTGGGAGCATAGGCAATGGTGGGGGACAACCAACTCATGATCAGGAGAATGATGAGGAGGAGATCTCAAGGTTGGCCATATCTACATTCCAAGCCAGGGAGGAAGAAAttgagaggaagaagatggaggTTAAGGAGAAAATTGAACTTCAGTTGGGCCGTGCTGAAGAAGAATCTAGGCGTTTATCACATATTTGGGAG GAGCTAGAAGAACTCACAGATCCAATGAGAAAGGAAGTTGCAGCTGTACGTAAGAAGGTTGATATGGCTAGCCGAGATCTGAAGACATTAGGACAGAGCTGCCAGAAGAAG GAGAAGGAATACAAAGAAACCTTAGACGCTTTcaatgaaaagaacaaagaaaaaactcaGCTAATAGCCACATTAATGGAG TTGCTAACCCAGAGTGAGAGACTGAGGATGACGAAACTCGAGGAGCTGAGCAAGCATATATAG